The DNA segment CCAATGTAATTGTCACATTGGATGGCACTTCAATTGGTTTCTTCCCAATTCTCGATTCCTTACATTCAATAGTCTTCCTCAGAAATCCAACACGAGTGACAGGAACGCTGGAAACATAGATTCCATTTCTCTCACCCAAAAAAGCAGATCTCAAGTTGCTGAAACATGATAAGGGAAAGTCTGTATCAGAATTTCAGAATATAATCTACTCTTAGCCAGTCAGTTTACCaccataataataacaatactGTAAATACCTTCTCGCTCCTTCTAGTTCACAACTGCTATACTAGTCTCTAGGATAACGGCTTGTTTTTTAATGTAAGGTTTCGGCATCGTCatttttttggttattattAATTCGCTTACTGATTGTGCAAAATCAAATTCCAAAATCCACCTCTGAATTTCTCATCCATTGCATTTTTACAGTACTGCATGTGCgaataaattatcaaacacaAATCTCATGTCATTTAGGGGGAAAAAAGGCCTTTCAAATACTAGGACGTGTGAAACACCAAAGAACTAGCACATACAGAATATCAGTAGAAAAGATACTCTATGTTCAATCCAGATCATTTGCCTTCTCAAAAATACCCCCGGTAGCGCATCACTCAATTTAATCTAACCCCATTAGCATCACAATCACCATGTgaatgaagaattaaaaataaaaacaaaataaaataacaattccCTTAGATGATTTCAGTCTTCATAAGCACTTGTTTCtccaaaaacattttcaaaagtcTGCAGTCATTCAAAGGATTTGATGGAAaccaaattccaaaattccgaATCAACCTTATTTTTTAGTAAACTTAAACAAGCTAACGAAATTTACGAAACCCATTAGTTAGCAAGTCTCTACCCCTTTTCTTAGCCTAACAAAACTGAAGGTACCTGTAAGGGGCAGACATTCTGCATTCATCAAAATgagttttccaaaattttctatatttgaaaCTATTCCCCACTGCCAATCCCGCAATTCACTGTTTCCACCCATTTTCACACATTAGAAAGTACTTCCACATTGGGCTAAAAAATCCCATCTCAAACTCCTGTAATTCAATGACTAACCAGCCATCAACAATCTACAACAAATACAAGGTATAAAAATGAAGATCAAAACTCACTACAATGCAGATTAAAACCTCTAAATATTCATAGAGTTTCATCAAAATTGCAGAAAattgaaatgagaaaatgaacATTTGCAGgagaatgaaaaaagaaaaaaaaaaaccatcccTGCCCACCCCATGGGAAAGAGAAGTTGTATGAGTACAATAAAAGTTCAAATTAGAGTAAAGTGAGGGTTAGGCTTAGGGTTTTGACCTGGTTTGGAAAGACGGAGTGATTGAAGACGCCATTTTTCACAGCTTCTCTGTGCATCTGCTGTTTTCTCTTACGCGGCCTATCCACAAGGCTCGTTATCCGACCAGCGATTGATAAAATGACGAAATTACCCTCACTGGACTTCTAATTTCCAGGGCTAGCCTTTTGTTGGCCCATGGGCTCGAGAATGGCAAGCCCAATGGGCCAACAATATTGGAGGGCAATTTATGGGACAGGCGCCCATATAATAGGATAAAAATCCatccaattatttatttataaaactctGTCTCCtcttaattataaatcaaaattttattattttaactcattttaataactattttttccaaatttaaaaaaattaataaattttcattggTAGAttgttatgattaatttattaaacttaaaaaaatagtaaattgcTTCTTAACCATCTATCTCTTTTCTTTAATGATTTATCGacctttaaatatattttataaaaatttaattatattttattaatttgcaGCTCACActatttgtttttcattttcaacgACTTAGATCGGTTAAATTGAAACCAAGTAAATCAACTTAGATTGATTAGAgtcaattaatttcttttatgttgAATTTACTTGATTCTTAATACATGAAAATCAATTCGATGAGCTCGATTTTGTTTTAATACTCAAAATCAAACTGATTAAACCGTGTACACCTTTGATTGAGAAATAAGGctattaaaaacaaatgaaataaaatgaaaaatattgaaaaaataatagaaagtcTCGATTTTAAGTCATGTCCCATCCATGAGCATGGGATGTTGTTAGAACTTATTTGGGACTCCACATGGCTCTAGCAAGGAAGTATATTTTTAGGGAAGCAAACAGAATAAGTAATTATATAATTACTCATCTTGATCATATAATAGAAGGATGTAGTATTCAAAAATGGAATGTTACTGCAAAAGTGTTTGGTGTTTATCAGCAAGGAGTCATGTTCATGTACTCAGACGTGTGATTCCCATCAAAGGCCCCAAAGTCCATTTCCAACTACCCTTTCTTCCTTTATTTCAAAAGAATGCATGATCATTGTCTTACTTTGCCTccctttttcccccttttctttttttcttttggaatggGCAATCCTCCAATTCCACTGGCCCCACCTTTCTTTGTCAAATCAATTTGCCACTAAGCATTTgcccaaaattttcattattattccTAAGATTTTTTTTGACAGATCAAGGCCCAGTTGGAGATTAAAAAATGGAGTCATCCTCAGGTCATAATGGCCCAACTGTCAGCTTGGCAGGTTCTGGAAATACCACATTTAAATCACTGTCGGAACAAATTTAAGTATGGGAAAGCTGAGGGTTGAATTTTGCCATTTTTCTAAGTCAGTTTATCTGTTATTTTCAAACCCTGAACACTTGTACATAGGAATTGTAGTTGTAcagtctttttttattttttttgccaaTCTTTGGAATGCTTAAGTATTTCTTTCTCTACCATTTTGGATATGTAATTGTTGTAATGGAGGTCATTTTCCTTTGGATAAGGGGTACTAAAGGTGATGAATTTCATTCGTAAGAAAGAATAATGTGGATTTGAAGTAGGGAATGAGGAGCCTCTTCAATCCTCATCTTTACAGTTCAGGTGTATGTGAAAAGTACACAGTGTGatgctttttcttcttcttagaGCTTTCTCTTCTCTTGTCACTTGGGGGTTGTGGCTTTGCCCAGCTTCCTTTTGGGTTCTTCTTGTCCCCTCTCCCTCAAGAAATTAGATTCTCACTTGTATACTGTACGAAATGATTTTTACAGCACTAATAAATATCAACTTCACATGTCCTTTTTCTTCAAAGTCCTCCTTTGAAGTCTTTGAAAAAGTAGTGTTCCAGTGCTGCTGCcacattttctcaattttaaacCTGAAAAGTTGGTGGGGTTTCTCCAATTCAAAGGCTGAAGTGTCAAATTCATTGGgttcctttgttttttctttttatacctGAGGTTTATCCTCCAATTCAGTTCTGGGGTACTTTGCCATAAGAATGTATTATAAACCCAGTTGGATTCAGGGCCCTGAATCTTTCTTGTGAAGAATTTGGGCGTTGGTTCATATAGCTCAACCATGAGGCATGTTGTGGCTCTGCCGCTAGCTTTATGGGTATGGGTTATTTTTCATGGTTCTGTGCTCTGCCAGAGACCTGCAGTTGTGAATATTGGTGCAGTTTTCACCTTTGATTCAGTTATCGGCAGACCGGCGAAAGTGGCTATGAAAGTTGCAGTTTCTGATGTTAATTCAGATCCAAGAATTCTCAATGGAACTGAACTGAACCTAATCATGGGGGATGCAAAGTGTAGTGTGTTCATGGGCTGTATTGCTGGTACCTTCAAACTTTACTTTCTgttattattcttgttattgcctaattataattttttttttccaattctgTTATGCAAGTAATTTTAGTGAGGAAGAATTGCTCCAAACAGTTGGAAATCTTGATTTTAACATTTTGTCAATGGTTTATAgcaattgtaattaaaattttcactttgGGGATGATGCAAAATCTATCAACTTAACTGAGATTTCGCATTCTTTTTTGGTCGGATTCTTCTTAATAAAGTGTGTCTTGTGTTTGCTCTTTCATGAACATACTTTATAGCATTAATCCTTGTAATCTAGTATGGGGAAAGTACTTGTAGCTTGGGCTAATTTTATAAGGTGACTCTAAAATATCTgcccaaagaaaatgaaagaaacttgGAAAGTAAACGTTTGAGGTAGCTTCAAAGTTCAAATTCAAGGAACCCAACTTCTCTCTATAAAACATTGTCCACTGCTGATTGAATTTCTAAAACTAAACTGAATTGCTAATTTCATTAGGGGAAAACCCAAGGAACCATATGCTAATTTAGTGTTAAGAGGCTTGATCACAACATTTTTTTCTGTGGTAAGAGCACGTGAACGGGTTTTGTGATAATTTGTACTAATGCTGTTGATGGATGTATTATGGAGTCAAAACTAAGAAATTGGATTTCTTGCTGCAAACTACATTATCTTGTTCGCATTTTTTTTGTCAGCATTTCAGGTACTTGAGAGACAAGTACTGGCTATAATTGGGCCACAGTCCTCCTCAATAGCTCATATGATTTCTCAGATTGCTAACGGTCTCCAAGTGCCTCAAATCTCATATGCTGCCACTGATCCGACTCTCTCTGCCCTCcaatttcctttctttcttcgtACCACACATAGTGACTCGTATCAAATGGCTGCAATGGCTGATTTGATTGACTATTATGGGTGGAAGGAAGTTATTGTAATTTTTGTGGATGATGATTATGGGAGGAATGGAATGGCTGCTTTAGACGATGAGCTTGAGAAAAGAGGGTCAAAGATTTCTTACAAGTTGCCTTTGCCTACTGAATTCAATGTCAGGGACTTCACTGAAATGCTCAATAAGTCCAAATTGATTGGACCTCGAGTTTATGTTGTTCATGTTAACCCTGATCCCAGTTTTAGAATCTTTTCCATAGCTCAAAAACTTCAAATGATGACCcgtggctatgtttggtttgcAACAGATTGGCTTTGTGCTACTTTAGATTCATTCTCACCAATGAATCAAACTTCACTCCGTTTCCTCCAAGGGGTAGTTGGACTTCGTCAACATATTCCACAATCCAGGAAGAAGGATGCTTTTGTGTCCCAGTGGAGAAAAATGCAGAAAAAAGGGTTAGTAAGTTCTGGATTGAATACGTATGGACTTTATGCTTATGACACTGTGTGGGCGGTTGCATATGCAATTGATAagtttttaaaggaaaatggcAATATGTCATTTTCTGAAAGTGATAAGTTACATGATATGAGAGCAACTCAGTTTGGGAAGCTAGAAGTTTTTGAGAATGGAAATTTTTTGCGTGAACAATTACTGCAGATAAATTTCACTGGTTTAACAGGTCGGATTCAATTTGATCCAGAAAGGAATGTCATGAATGGTAGTTATGATGTCATTAATATTGTCCACACAGAAATTCGTGGGGTTGGTTATTGGTCTAATTATTCAGGTCTCTCAGTGCTACCCCCAGAAGATCTCAAAGGTGAACAAAATAGGAATTCCCTTCTAGATCAGAAGCTTCGCATTGTTACCTGGCCTGGTGGAATCACAGAAAAACCACGTGGTTGGGAGATTGCTGCCAATGAAAGACCGTTGAGACTCGGGATTCCAAAAAGAACCagttttgttgattttgtaACAGAATTGAACACCAGTCACAAAGTCCAAGGATACTGTATTGATGTGTTTAATGCAGCACTGAAGCTAGTCCCATATAATGTTCCACACACATTCATACCATTTGGGGATGGTCGGTCCAATCCTCATTATGATGAGCTTGTGCAAAAGGTTGCCGATGATGTAAGTAAAATATGTTGCTTTCTGTGAGTTAGTAACAACCAAaaagaggcctaagctcaccCCGTGGTTTTTAGGGTAAGAATGTTCAAGAACATGCAAAACATGCTGGAATTATGGAGTCACCATAGAAAGGTCCTGCGTAAAAGACCTGTCCAAccaaaaataaatccaaatggATGTTGCTATCCATTTAGAGTGCGTTTGggagtgattctagaaagtatttatagtatttttaacacttgaatgataaaaattttcaagtattataaatattaaaagcgcttcctaaaatcactaacaAACGGGCTCTTAATCTTTTACCATTTGTTTTGCATGGATAGATAATGTGTTGGAAAACtttgggaaaaaagaaaaaagcaacaGTTGTATGGTCATGTTTTTCTGGTAAATTTTGGCATATAGGAGATCCATGGAATGGTGGGTTTCCACTCTATATGctgattttatttgaaacccaATTCTTAGAAGTATGAATTTCATTGTTATCCTGTtttgattattgaaattttgGTGGCAGGTGTTTGATGGAGTTGTCGGGGACGTTGCAATTGTTACAAATCGGACAAGGAT comes from the Vitis vinifera cultivar Pinot Noir 40024 chromosome 12, ASM3070453v1 genome and includes:
- the LOC100255191 gene encoding glutamate receptor 3.7; this encodes MRHVVALPLALWVWVIFHGSVLCQRPAVVNIGAVFTFDSVIGRPAKVAMKVAVSDVNSDPRILNGTELNLIMGDAKCSVFMGCIAAFQVLERQVLAIIGPQSSSIAHMISQIANGLQVPQISYAATDPTLSALQFPFFLRTTHSDSYQMAAMADLIDYYGWKEVIVIFVDDDYGRNGMAALDDELEKRGSKISYKLPLPTEFNVRDFTEMLNKSKLIGPRVYVVHVNPDPSFRIFSIAQKLQMMTRGYVWFATDWLCATLDSFSPMNQTSLRFLQGVVGLRQHIPQSRKKDAFVSQWRKMQKKGLVSSGLNTYGLYAYDTVWAVAYAIDKFLKENGNMSFSESDKLHDMRATQFGKLEVFENGNFLREQLLQINFTGLTGRIQFDPERNVMNGSYDVINIVHTEIRGVGYWSNYSGLSVLPPEDLKGEQNRNSLLDQKLRIVTWPGGITEKPRGWEIAANERPLRLGIPKRTSFVDFVTELNTSHKVQGYCIDVFNAALKLVPYNVPHTFIPFGDGRSNPHYDELVQKVADDVFDGVVGDVAIVTNRTRIVDFTQPYAATGLVIVAPVHNTKLSAWVFLKPFTVEMWCVTAAAFVMIAVVIWILEHRVNDDFRGPPKRQLITMFLFSFSTLFKTNQEDTRSTLGRIVMVVWLFLLMVITSSYTASLTSILTVQQLSSPITGIDSLIASDLPIGYQVGSFAFSYLRDSLYVHQSRLVSLGSPEAYEMALRKGPKGGGVAAIVDELPYVELFLEKQKDFGVFGQTFTKSGWGFAFQKDSPLAADLSTAILRLSETGTLQKIHENWFCKMGCPGWRRRKSEPNQLHMISFWGLYLLCGSITLIALLVFLLRTIRQFARYKRKKPIQIGDSPSVSSNTRCSQVIYNFFDFIDEKEEAIKKMFKQQENPQPQVS